One Egicoccus halophilus genomic region harbors:
- a CDS encoding GlsB/YeaQ/YmgE family stress response membrane protein, protein MGIIAFLILGLLAGAIAKAILPGDDPGGILVTMVIGAVGALLGGFLAGLLFDVNPVDEFFSISTWLAAIIGSIILLLIYRAVTGNRGARR, encoded by the coding sequence GTGGGAATCATCGCCTTCCTCATCCTTGGTCTGCTCGCCGGAGCCATCGCGAAGGCCATCCTGCCGGGTGACGACCCGGGTGGGATCCTCGTGACGATGGTCATCGGTGCCGTGGGGGCGTTGCTCGGCGGGTTCCTCGCCGGGCTGCTGTTCGACGTCAATCCGGTGGACGAGTTCTTCAGCATCTCCACCTGGCTGGCGGCCATCATCGGCTCGATCATCCTGTTGTTGATCTACCGGGCCGTGACCGGCAACCGGGGCGCTCGCCGGTAG
- a CDS encoding YciI family protein gives MRVMVLMKATEQSETGEMPSQELLEQMTTYNEELVASGMLLAGDGLHPSSKGVRVEFDGDERRVVDGPFAATEEVVSGYWLWQVASMDEAVAWVRRIPNPDGEHTVVELRPVFEADDFGDAFTPELREREQQLERQVRG, from the coding sequence ATGCGCGTCATGGTGCTGATGAAGGCGACCGAGCAGTCCGAGACCGGCGAGATGCCGAGCCAGGAGCTGCTCGAGCAGATGACGACCTACAACGAGGAGCTGGTCGCCTCGGGCATGCTGCTCGCCGGCGACGGGCTGCACCCGAGCTCGAAGGGGGTGCGCGTCGAGTTCGACGGGGACGAGCGTCGGGTGGTCGACGGCCCCTTCGCCGCGACCGAGGAGGTGGTCTCCGGCTACTGGCTGTGGCAGGTGGCGTCCATGGACGAGGCGGTCGCATGGGTGCGTCGCATCCCCAACCCCGACGGCGAGCACACCGTCGTCGAGCTCCGCCCGGTGTTCGAGGCGGACGACTTCGGTGACGCGTTCACGCCGGAGCTGCGCGAACGCGAACAGCAACTCGAACGACAGGTGCGCGGCTGA
- a CDS encoding MFS transporter — protein MPARPAVPAPAPHLRHARAAVSGLFFLNAVLYANLVPRLPEVKDRLDLGNAALGSAVAAMPLGALVAGLFAPVLIQRFGSAKVAVTGLVALAVAVAGVPWAGAWITLAAVLFGAGAIDAVVDVAQNAHGFRVQRGYGRSIVNAFHGLWSVGAVTGGLVGSAAVALDVPLEVHLVASAAVFGVAAVVAHRFLLRGPEDAERHRSGGHVPSTGRVVGRLAGVTRRTVLLLAAFGALAAFGVFVEDAGFTWGALYLRGQVGATAAVGGLAFVSLQLAMTVGRLTGDRVVDRFGQRRVARVGGAVIAVGMLLAVAVPTVGTTLVGFALAGLGVATLIPAVVHAADELPGLPPGVGLAVVSWLLRVGFLVSPLTIGLLADATSLRAALSTVVATGLGVVVLGRVLAGGTTPRSAREAEGEDGPPSAEPSPTGTC, from the coding sequence GTGCCTGCTCGCCCGGCGGTGCCCGCTCCCGCCCCGCACCTCCGTCACGCCCGCGCCGCCGTCTCCGGGCTGTTCTTCCTCAACGCGGTGCTGTACGCGAACCTCGTGCCGCGGCTGCCGGAGGTGAAGGACCGCCTCGACCTCGGCAATGCCGCGTTGGGCAGCGCGGTGGCCGCCATGCCGCTCGGGGCCCTGGTGGCCGGGCTGTTCGCGCCGGTGCTCATCCAGCGGTTCGGTTCGGCGAAGGTGGCCGTGACGGGGCTGGTCGCGCTCGCGGTGGCCGTCGCCGGGGTGCCGTGGGCAGGCGCGTGGATCACGCTCGCGGCGGTGCTGTTCGGTGCCGGCGCGATCGACGCGGTCGTCGACGTCGCCCAGAACGCCCACGGGTTCCGGGTCCAGCGCGGCTACGGACGCTCGATCGTCAACGCCTTCCACGGTCTGTGGAGCGTCGGGGCGGTCACCGGCGGCCTGGTGGGCTCGGCGGCGGTCGCGCTGGACGTCCCGCTCGAGGTCCACCTCGTCGCGTCCGCGGCCGTGTTCGGTGTCGCCGCCGTGGTGGCACACCGGTTCCTGCTTCGTGGTCCCGAGGACGCCGAGCGGCACCGGTCGGGCGGGCACGTGCCGAGCACCGGACGCGTCGTCGGGCGCCTCGCCGGGGTCACGCGCCGTACCGTGCTGCTGCTGGCGGCCTTCGGCGCACTGGCCGCGTTCGGGGTGTTCGTCGAGGACGCCGGGTTCACCTGGGGCGCGCTGTACCTGCGGGGCCAGGTCGGAGCGACCGCTGCCGTCGGTGGGCTCGCGTTCGTGTCGCTGCAGTTGGCGATGACCGTCGGTCGGCTGACCGGCGACCGGGTGGTGGACCGGTTCGGTCAGCGACGTGTCGCGCGCGTCGGGGGCGCCGTCATCGCCGTGGGCATGCTGCTGGCCGTGGCCGTTCCGACGGTCGGAACGACCCTGGTCGGGTTCGCGCTCGCCGGCCTCGGCGTCGCGACACTGATCCCGGCGGTCGTCCACGCGGCCGACGAGCTGCCCGGGCTGCCCCCCGGGGTCGGTCTGGCCGTCGTCAGCTGGCTGCTCCGGGTCGGGTTCCTCGTCTCGCCGTTGACCATCGGTCTGCTCGCCGACGCCACCAGCCTGCGTGCGGCCCTGTCGACCGTCGTGGCCACCGGGCTCGGCGTGGTCGTGCTCGGCCGCGTCCTGGCCGGCGGCACGACCCCGCGCTCGGCCCGGGAAGCGGAGGGCGAGGACGGGCCACCCTCTGCCGAACCGTCGCCCACCGGCACGTGTTGA
- the aceE gene encoding pyruvate dehydrogenase (acetyl-transferring), homodimeric type gives MREQQQFASSPIITDGLPAQYPDIDETETTEWLQSFDAVVEATGKARGRYLLLKVLERARQRNIGIPSLTTTDYLNTIPPEREPRFPGDEAIERRIRHHIRWNAAVMVHRTNVERGTGGHIGSYASAASLYEVGFNHFFRGKDHAGGGDQVFFQGHASPGIYARAYLEGRMDEARLDRFRQEVQPGGLSSYPHPRLMPDFWEFPTVSMGLGPLNAIYQARYNRYLHHRGFKDTSDQRVWFFGGDGETAEPETLGALAVASREALDNLTFVVNCNLQQLDGPVRGNGKIIQELEGVFRGAGWNVIKVVWGRDWDELLARDVDGVLVNRMNEVPDGQFQTYTAKPGDYIREDFFGTDARLRKLVEHLSDDDLTKLSRGGHDYRKVYAAFKAATETTGAPTVILAQTIKGWTLGPDFEARNAVHQMKKLSSEALKSFRDRLGLDVSDDELEGDLPPYSHPGEDSEEVQYLCERRSQLGGFVPERRVQFTVPELPSHDAYGSLKQGSGKQEVATTMALVRLFKDLLRDKQWGKRIVPIIPDEARTFGMDSWFPTAKIYDRLGQTYEPVDRDLLLTYKQAKDGQIIHEGITEAGSVGTFHAAGTSYATHGEPMIPLYIFYSMFGFQRTADSIWSASDQRARGFLIGATAGGTTLNGEGLQHQDRHSLLMAQSNPAIEAYDPSFAYEIAVLVEDGLQRMYGSGETGGDGSVGEDVIYYLTVYNEPVVQPAMPEHVDDQQVIDGLYRFAQGEKGEHTAHVFASGTIMNEALKAQQLLADDWDVRADVWSAPGWNRLLRDGAAVESWNRTNPESEPRVPLVTRILEDTEGPYVAVSDWMRATPFQIADWIPGPFAVLGTDGFGRSDTRDALRKYHRIDAPSIAYCVLAELVKLGKLDKAVLTKAIEQYDLSFDRVPFFGQPGDSQDITH, from the coding sequence ATGCGAGAGCAGCAGCAGTTCGCCTCCAGCCCGATCATCACCGACGGCCTGCCGGCGCAGTACCCCGACATCGACGAGACCGAGACCACCGAGTGGTTGCAGTCCTTCGACGCCGTGGTCGAGGCCACCGGGAAGGCGCGGGGTCGCTACCTGCTGCTGAAGGTCCTCGAGCGGGCCCGTCAGCGCAACATCGGCATCCCGTCGCTGACGACGACCGACTACCTCAACACGATCCCGCCGGAGCGCGAGCCGCGTTTCCCGGGTGACGAGGCGATCGAGCGTCGCATCCGCCACCACATCCGCTGGAACGCGGCGGTGATGGTGCACCGCACCAACGTCGAGCGCGGCACCGGCGGCCACATCGGCTCCTACGCCTCGGCCGCGTCGCTGTACGAGGTCGGGTTCAACCACTTCTTCCGCGGCAAGGACCACGCCGGCGGCGGCGACCAGGTGTTCTTCCAGGGGCACGCCTCGCCGGGCATCTACGCACGCGCCTACCTCGAGGGGCGCATGGACGAGGCGCGGCTCGACCGCTTTCGCCAGGAGGTCCAGCCGGGCGGGCTGTCGAGCTACCCGCACCCGCGCCTGATGCCGGACTTCTGGGAGTTCCCGACCGTCTCGATGGGGCTCGGCCCGCTCAACGCGATCTACCAGGCGCGCTACAACCGCTACCTGCACCACCGCGGGTTCAAGGACACCTCCGACCAGCGCGTGTGGTTCTTCGGCGGGGACGGCGAGACCGCCGAGCCCGAGACACTCGGGGCGCTGGCGGTCGCCAGCCGCGAGGCGCTCGACAACCTGACGTTCGTCGTCAACTGCAACCTGCAGCAGCTCGACGGGCCGGTGCGCGGCAACGGCAAGATCATCCAGGAGCTCGAGGGCGTCTTCCGCGGTGCCGGCTGGAACGTCATCAAGGTGGTCTGGGGCCGCGACTGGGACGAGCTGCTCGCCCGTGACGTCGACGGCGTGCTCGTCAACCGGATGAACGAGGTCCCGGACGGGCAGTTCCAGACCTACACCGCCAAGCCGGGTGACTACATTCGCGAGGACTTCTTCGGCACCGACGCGCGGCTGCGCAAGCTCGTCGAACACCTCTCCGACGACGACCTGACCAAGCTCTCGCGCGGTGGGCACGACTACCGCAAGGTCTACGCGGCGTTCAAGGCGGCGACCGAGACCACCGGCGCGCCGACCGTCATCCTGGCGCAGACCATCAAGGGCTGGACACTCGGGCCGGACTTCGAGGCCCGCAACGCCGTCCACCAGATGAAGAAGCTGTCCTCCGAGGCGCTCAAGTCGTTCCGCGACCGGCTCGGCCTGGACGTCTCCGACGACGAGCTCGAGGGCGACCTGCCGCCGTACTCGCACCCGGGCGAGGACTCCGAGGAAGTGCAGTACCTCTGCGAGCGGCGGTCGCAGCTGGGCGGGTTCGTGCCCGAGCGTCGGGTGCAGTTCACCGTGCCGGAGCTGCCGTCGCACGACGCGTACGGCTCCCTCAAGCAGGGCTCGGGCAAGCAGGAGGTCGCCACGACGATGGCGCTGGTGCGCCTGTTCAAGGACCTGCTGCGCGACAAGCAGTGGGGCAAGCGCATCGTCCCGATCATCCCCGACGAGGCCCGCACCTTCGGCATGGACTCGTGGTTCCCGACCGCGAAGATCTACGACCGCCTCGGCCAGACCTACGAGCCGGTGGACCGGGACCTGCTGCTGACCTACAAGCAGGCCAAGGACGGTCAGATCATCCACGAGGGCATCACCGAGGCCGGTTCGGTGGGCACCTTCCATGCGGCCGGGACCAGCTACGCCACCCACGGCGAGCCGATGATCCCGCTGTACATCTTCTACTCGATGTTCGGCTTCCAGCGCACCGCCGACTCGATCTGGTCCGCCAGCGACCAGCGGGCGCGCGGCTTCCTGATCGGCGCGACCGCCGGTGGGACGACGCTCAACGGCGAGGGGCTGCAGCACCAGGACCGCCACTCGCTGCTGATGGCGCAGTCCAACCCGGCGATCGAGGCCTACGACCCGTCGTTCGCCTACGAGATCGCCGTGCTGGTCGAGGACGGCCTGCAGCGGATGTACGGCTCCGGCGAGACCGGCGGTGACGGCTCGGTCGGCGAGGACGTCATCTACTACCTGACGGTCTACAACGAGCCGGTCGTGCAGCCCGCGATGCCCGAGCACGTCGACGACCAGCAGGTGATCGACGGGCTGTACCGCTTCGCGCAGGGCGAGAAGGGCGAGCACACCGCCCACGTGTTCGCGTCCGGCACGATCATGAACGAGGCGCTGAAGGCCCAGCAGCTGCTGGCCGACGACTGGGACGTGCGCGCCGACGTGTGGTCGGCGCCGGGCTGGAACCGGCTGCTGCGCGACGGGGCCGCGGTCGAGTCGTGGAACCGGACCAACCCGGAGTCCGAGCCGCGGGTGCCGCTGGTGACCCGGATCCTCGAGGACACCGAGGGGCCGTACGTGGCGGTGTCGGACTGGATGCGGGCGACCCCGTTCCAGATCGCCGACTGGATCCCCGGCCCGTTCGCGGTGCTCGGCACCGACGGGTTCGGGCGGTCGGACACGCGCGACGCGCTGCGCAAGTACCACCGCATCGACGCGCCGTCGATCGCCTACTGCGTGCTGGCGGAACTGGTGAAGCTCGGCAAGCTCGACAAGGCGGTGCTCACCAAGGCGATCGAGCAGTACGACCTGTCGTTCGACCGGGTGCCGTTCTTCGGCCAGCCCGGCGACAGCCAGGACATCACCCACTGA
- a CDS encoding DUF1990 family protein: MHLTTSPRRRRALLRRLAQAELSYAEVGASRGKLPAGYRHVTRDALVGRGEDAFARVSQGLLSWEMHRRAGLTVDASTPHVTPDATVLLTVGVTGRGLTVPCRVVDVTDEPRRRGFAYGTLPGHVETGEECFEVRHDVDGDVRFRVTAFSRPAGAAMRIVGPLGELALDRMLDRYVWACERLALGVVEPRRG, encoded by the coding sequence GTGCACCTGACCACCTCGCCACGTCGTCGCCGGGCGCTGCTGCGACGGCTCGCGCAGGCGGAGCTCAGCTACGCCGAGGTCGGTGCCAGCCGGGGCAAGCTCCCCGCCGGCTACCGCCACGTCACCCGTGACGCCCTGGTCGGCCGTGGCGAGGACGCCTTCGCCCGCGTGTCGCAGGGCCTGCTGTCCTGGGAGATGCACCGGCGCGCCGGACTGACCGTCGACGCCAGCACCCCGCACGTGACCCCCGACGCCACCGTGCTGCTCACCGTCGGGGTCACCGGCCGCGGCCTGACGGTGCCCTGCCGGGTCGTCGACGTCACCGACGAGCCGCGTCGACGCGGTTTCGCCTACGGCACGCTTCCCGGGCACGTCGAGACCGGCGAGGAGTGCTTCGAGGTCCGCCACGACGTGGACGGTGACGTCCGCTTCCGCGTGACCGCCTTCTCGCGACCGGCCGGCGCGGCCATGCGCATCGTCGGTCCGCTCGGCGAACTGGCCCTGGACCGGATGCTCGACCGCTACGTGTGGGCCTGCGAGCGGTTGGCCCTGGGCGTCGTGGAGCCGCGCCGGGGTTAG
- a CDS encoding pyridoxal-phosphate dependent enzyme, with translation MAAELPVVLADVERAAGRLAGVAHRTPVLRSSVLDAACGAEVFLKAEHLQRVGAFKFRGAYNAVAALDPEVRGHGVVAFSSGNHAQAVALAARLLDVPATIVMPLDAPTVKVDATRGYGAEVVTYDRYTQDRRAIGEAIAAERGATVIPPYDHVDVIAGQGTAALELLAEVDHLDAVVTPVGGGGLLAGTAVAVHGRSPGTRVVGVEPAGRFAAREALVRGEVVTVEVPRTLLDGQQTPEIGAHPLALIQALVDRVEGVEDADALAAMQLLATRLKQVVEPSGASALGALLAGRLPDLRGARVGIVLSGGNVTPEVLTRALA, from the coding sequence GTGGCCGCCGAGCTTCCCGTCGTCCTCGCCGACGTCGAGCGCGCGGCCGGACGGCTCGCCGGCGTGGCCCACCGCACCCCCGTGCTGCGCTCGAGCGTCCTGGACGCGGCCTGTGGCGCCGAGGTGTTCCTCAAGGCCGAGCACCTGCAACGCGTCGGCGCCTTCAAGTTCCGTGGCGCCTACAACGCCGTCGCCGCGCTCGATCCCGAGGTGCGCGGACACGGCGTGGTCGCGTTCTCGTCGGGCAACCACGCCCAGGCCGTGGCACTGGCCGCCCGGCTGCTGGACGTCCCGGCGACGATCGTGATGCCGCTCGACGCCCCGACCGTGAAGGTCGACGCCACCCGCGGCTACGGCGCCGAGGTGGTCACCTACGACCGCTACACCCAGGACCGGCGCGCCATCGGCGAGGCCATCGCCGCCGAACGCGGCGCGACGGTGATCCCGCCCTACGACCACGTCGACGTGATCGCCGGGCAGGGCACCGCCGCCCTCGAGCTGCTCGCGGAGGTCGACCACCTCGACGCGGTGGTGACGCCCGTCGGCGGTGGCGGACTGCTCGCCGGCACCGCCGTCGCCGTGCACGGCCGCAGCCCCGGAACCCGGGTCGTCGGCGTCGAGCCGGCCGGGCGGTTCGCCGCCCGCGAGGCACTCGTCCGCGGCGAGGTCGTGACCGTCGAGGTGCCGCGCACGCTGCTCGACGGGCAGCAGACCCCGGAGATCGGCGCGCACCCGCTGGCGCTGATCCAGGCGCTGGTGGACCGTGTCGAGGGCGTCGAGGACGCCGACGCGCTGGCCGCGATGCAGCTGTTGGCCACCCGGCTCAAGCAGGTCGTCGAACCCTCGGGTGCCAGCGCCCTGGGCGCCCTGCTCGCCGGCCGGCTGCCCGACCTGCGCGGCGCACGGGTCGGCATCGTGCTCTCCGGCGGCAACGTCACCCCCGAGGTCCTCACCCGCGCCCTCGCCTGA
- a CDS encoding S-layer homology domain-containing protein — MALLSAAALVTTTVGAAAAPPTFDDVHPTSHHAEAIAALAEQGIVVGKRDTVFDPGGTLTRAQFATIVTRAAGLTPSSERPFTDVTGGSHADAIAAATEAGIIFGYGEGDNRTFRPNDPIRRDHVALMLHRWLQPPAGGQATFSDLHQTPYAPQINALHDVEVIAGRTDRTFNPLNNIRRDQTATLVHRGLRYLDSLEPDGPNPWDELGRDALNTDMPEGDVSGVTYHGRIVHPDHGTPAPTEDDPEATLNLAGGTSGVNPVRYAEGEALVTSGTFGLRIYDVRDPYAPKMLGELPREELALPGDNPERNYHTSESMNIDKQRMLAFLSRDPRAFANPQDSGPSGFYIIDIADPTNPEVLHFQQVGAGHTTTCVNGCQQLWSGGPSRAATDPADWIARPIFVSDVSSVERNDDGEVVGIDSVFTYKDPVDTGRFRGITDYAHDVQVDQQGVAWVSGRGGVRGYWTEGVHHDPVLGRTRTAYAHNPVPFAGGEVGEYTGLPVDDGRRLAGAIHNMERPVDGVEGEKAWLDSERPRRPGAGDGASMGGDYAPGELVYVTDENFTSPCADSGKFYIASIEGADQGQAWRTAAQVEELGAYELEEVGRWSVADKEGTSNPTASCSAHYFNMQDGIVAGGWYGQGFRFLDVTDPTDPMQIAYYRPNGGSGWSTHWIGEVIYANDSRHGIHILTLDGEAATAAETRTEVLAPPMTAQQVAGFEEDLVADPIFGWSCALPASELAPEDVPAGDL, encoded by the coding sequence GTGGCGCTGTTGTCTGCCGCTGCGCTGGTCACGACCACCGTCGGAGCGGCCGCCGCACCGCCGACCTTCGACGATGTCCACCCGACGTCGCACCACGCCGAGGCGATCGCCGCTCTTGCCGAGCAGGGCATCGTCGTCGGCAAGCGCGACACCGTCTTCGACCCGGGCGGCACCCTGACCCGGGCCCAGTTCGCCACCATCGTGACGCGCGCCGCGGGCCTCACGCCGTCGAGCGAGCGCCCCTTCACCGACGTGACCGGTGGCAGCCACGCCGACGCCATCGCGGCGGCGACCGAGGCCGGCATCATCTTCGGCTACGGCGAGGGCGACAACCGCACCTTCCGGCCCAACGATCCGATCCGTCGTGACCACGTCGCGCTCATGCTGCACCGGTGGCTGCAGCCGCCGGCGGGCGGCCAGGCGACCTTCTCCGACCTGCACCAGACGCCGTACGCCCCGCAGATCAACGCGCTGCACGACGTCGAGGTCATCGCCGGTCGGACCGACCGCACCTTCAACCCGTTGAACAACATCCGGCGCGACCAGACCGCGACCCTGGTGCACCGGGGACTGCGGTACCTCGACTCGCTCGAGCCCGACGGCCCGAACCCGTGGGACGAGCTCGGGCGCGACGCGCTGAACACCGACATGCCCGAGGGCGACGTCTCCGGTGTCACCTACCACGGCCGCATCGTGCACCCCGATCACGGGACGCCGGCGCCGACCGAGGACGACCCCGAAGCCACGCTCAACCTCGCCGGCGGCACCTCCGGGGTCAACCCGGTCCGCTACGCCGAGGGCGAGGCGCTCGTCACCAGCGGCACGTTCGGTCTGCGCATCTACGACGTGCGTGACCCGTACGCGCCGAAGATGCTCGGCGAGCTGCCCCGCGAGGAGCTCGCGCTGCCGGGTGACAACCCGGAGCGCAACTACCACACCTCCGAGTCGATGAACATCGACAAGCAGCGGATGCTCGCGTTCCTCTCGCGTGACCCGCGCGCCTTCGCCAACCCGCAGGACTCCGGTCCGTCGGGCTTCTACATCATCGACATCGCCGACCCGACCAACCCCGAGGTGCTGCACTTCCAGCAGGTCGGGGCCGGTCACACCACCACCTGCGTCAACGGCTGCCAGCAGCTGTGGAGCGGCGGACCGTCCCGGGCCGCCACCGACCCGGCGGACTGGATCGCACGGCCGATCTTCGTCAGCGACGTCTCCAGCGTGGAGCGCAACGACGACGGCGAGGTCGTCGGCATCGACAGCGTGTTCACCTACAAGGACCCGGTCGACACCGGCCGCTTCCGCGGGATCACCGACTACGCCCACGACGTCCAGGTCGACCAGCAGGGCGTGGCCTGGGTCTCCGGACGCGGTGGCGTCCGCGGCTACTGGACCGAGGGCGTGCACCACGACCCGGTCCTCGGCCGCACCCGTACCGCCTACGCGCACAACCCGGTGCCCTTCGCGGGCGGCGAGGTCGGCGAGTACACCGGTCTGCCCGTGGACGACGGTCGCCGGCTCGCCGGTGCGATCCACAACATGGAACGACCGGTCGACGGTGTCGAGGGTGAGAAGGCGTGGCTCGACTCGGAGCGTCCGCGTCGTCCCGGTGCCGGTGACGGTGCGAGCATGGGTGGCGACTACGCCCCCGGTGAGCTCGTCTACGTGACCGACGAGAACTTCACCTCCCCGTGCGCCGACTCGGGCAAGTTCTACATCGCCTCCATCGAGGGCGCCGACCAGGGTCAGGCCTGGCGGACCGCCGCACAGGTGGAGGAGCTCGGTGCATACGAGCTCGAGGAGGTCGGCCGTTGGAGCGTCGCGGACAAGGAGGGGACCAGCAACCCCACCGCCAGCTGCTCCGCGCACTACTTCAACATGCAGGACGGCATCGTCGCCGGCGGTTGGTACGGCCAGGGCTTCCGCTTCCTGGACGTGACCGACCCGACCGACCCGATGCAGATCGCCTACTACCGCCCCAACGGTGGCAGCGGCTGGTCCACCCACTGGATCGGCGAGGTCATCTACGCCAACGACTCGCGTCACGGCATCCACATCCTGACCCTGGACGGGGAGGCGGCCACGGCTGCCGAGACCCGCACCGAGGTCCTGGCGCCGCCGATGACCGCGCAGCAGGTGGCGGGCTTCGAGGAGGACCTGGTCGCCGACCCGATCTTCGGTTGGTCCTGCGCGCTCCCCGCGAGCGAGCTGGCCCCCGAGGACGTGCCGGCCGGGGACCTGTGA
- a CDS encoding BldC family transcriptional regulator — protein sequence MEGLGAQHPEAWLTPGEVARLFGVDPKTVTRWAAAGKLSPQRTLGGHRRYKADEVHALLRQFGPQPA from the coding sequence GTGGAAGGGCTCGGCGCGCAACACCCGGAGGCTTGGCTGACCCCGGGGGAGGTCGCGCGGCTGTTCGGGGTCGACCCGAAGACGGTCACGCGGTGGGCCGCGGCCGGCAAGCTCTCGCCCCAGCGGACCCTCGGTGGACACCGTCGCTACAAGGCCGACGAGGTGCACGCCCTGCTGCGCCAGTTCGGTCCCCAGCCCGCCTGA
- a CDS encoding Glu/Leu/Phe/Val family dehydrogenase: MEGPFARFQGHEQVVFGNDEETGLRCIVAMHSTKLGPALGGTRFYPYDSEDEALTDVLRLSRAMSYKAACAGLDLGGGKAVIIGDPAELRTEALLRAYGRVIESLGGRYVTACDVGTTPADMAVVRRETRWATGAEEVHGGSGDSGVLTAYGVYLGMKAAAQAAFGTDALGGRHVAVQGLGKVGARLVGHLVDEGAKVTAADVSTAACEKVASLPGVEIVDVEDVLLVDADIVSPNALGAVLDAGTIPQLQARVVCGGANNQLATEEDGDHLADRGVLYAPDFVVNAGGLINVSDELEPGGYSAARAHQRADAIPATLHEIIAESRTQGVSTERAAITVAERRMASVGGLRRIWLP; encoded by the coding sequence GTGGAGGGACCCTTCGCCCGCTTTCAGGGCCACGAGCAGGTGGTCTTCGGCAACGACGAGGAGACCGGCCTCAGGTGCATCGTCGCGATGCACTCCACGAAGCTCGGCCCCGCCCTCGGCGGGACCCGGTTCTACCCCTACGACAGCGAGGACGAGGCACTGACCGACGTCCTGCGCCTGTCGCGGGCGATGTCCTACAAGGCCGCCTGCGCCGGTCTGGACCTCGGCGGCGGCAAGGCCGTGATCATCGGAGACCCGGCCGAGCTGCGCACCGAAGCGCTGCTGCGCGCCTACGGGCGGGTCATCGAGTCCCTCGGCGGCCGCTACGTGACCGCCTGCGACGTGGGCACCACGCCGGCCGACATGGCCGTCGTGCGCCGGGAGACGCGTTGGGCCACCGGCGCCGAGGAGGTCCACGGCGGCTCGGGCGACTCCGGGGTGCTGACCGCCTACGGCGTCTACCTCGGGATGAAGGCGGCGGCACAGGCCGCGTTCGGCACCGACGCCCTCGGCGGCCGGCACGTCGCCGTGCAGGGGTTGGGCAAGGTCGGCGCGCGTCTGGTCGGCCACCTCGTGGACGAGGGCGCCAAGGTCACCGCCGCCGACGTCTCCACGGCCGCGTGCGAGAAGGTCGCCTCCCTGCCCGGGGTCGAGATCGTCGACGTCGAGGACGTCCTGCTCGTCGACGCCGACATCGTCTCCCCCAACGCGCTGGGAGCCGTCCTCGACGCGGGGACGATCCCGCAGTTGCAGGCCCGCGTCGTGTGCGGTGGGGCCAACAACCAGCTGGCCACCGAGGAGGACGGCGACCACCTCGCCGATCGCGGCGTGCTCTATGCCCCGGACTTCGTGGTCAACGCCGGCGGCCTGATCAACGTCTCCGACGAGCTCGAGCCGGGCGGCTACTCCGCCGCACGCGCGCACCAGCGTGCCGATGCGATCCCGGCGACGCTGCACGAGATCATCGCGGAGTCGCGGACGCAGGGTGTGTCGACCGAACGCGCCGCCATCACCGTCGCCGAACGTCGTATGGCCTCGGTCGGTGGCCTGCGCCGCATCTGGCTGCCCTGA